One region of Microbacterium sufflavum genomic DNA includes:
- a CDS encoding response regulator transcription factor: MTRILLVEDEPDLADPLAYLLRREGYEVEIAEDGPGAMAAFRERGADIVLLDLMLPGMPGTEVCRQIRSTSAIPIIMLTAKDSEVDIVVGLELGADDYITKPYSSRELLARMRAVLRRVVQAEGELDERVLEGGRVSLDIDRHTVSVAGEQINMPLKEFELLEVLMRNSGRVLTRGQLIDRVWGSDYFGDTKTLDVHIKRIRSRIEENPSEPVMLVTVRGLGYRFEG; encoded by the coding sequence ATGACCCGCATCCTTCTCGTCGAAGACGAGCCCGACCTCGCTGATCCCCTCGCGTATCTGCTGCGCCGCGAGGGGTACGAGGTGGAGATCGCCGAGGACGGTCCCGGTGCGATGGCGGCGTTCCGGGAGCGCGGTGCCGACATCGTGCTGCTGGACCTGATGCTGCCGGGGATGCCCGGCACCGAGGTGTGTCGTCAGATCCGGTCGACGTCGGCCATCCCGATCATCATGCTGACCGCGAAGGACTCCGAGGTCGACATCGTGGTGGGGCTCGAACTGGGCGCCGACGACTACATCACCAAGCCGTACTCGTCGCGGGAGCTGCTGGCCAGGATGCGGGCCGTTCTGCGTCGGGTCGTCCAGGCCGAGGGCGAGCTCGACGAGAGGGTGCTCGAGGGCGGACGCGTGTCGCTCGACATCGATCGCCACACGGTGTCGGTCGCGGGGGAGCAGATCAACATGCCGCTGAAGGAGTTCGAGCTCCTCGAGGTCCTGATGCGCAACTCCGGGCGCGTGCTCACGCGGGGGCAGCTGATCGACCGGGTGTGGGGGAGCGACTACTTCGGTGACACGAAGACGCTCGACGTGCACATCAAGCGGATCCGGTCCCGCATCGAGGAGAACCCGAGCGAGCCCGTGATGCTCGTGACCGTGCGCGGTCTGGGCTACCGCTTCGAGGGCTGA
- a CDS encoding sensor histidine kinase: MTLPQLALSSLAIGLVIGVGMSLLVVWAYRARARAEEETSTSIPQGITDVLGSMDDAACVVDASGLVLATSRAAARFGIEVGSTLENPELRQLVRGVRASGDTAMESLRITRGGLSLDPRLVSARASAIGARLVLLIVRDVTEQERLDQMRRDFVANTSHELKTPVGAVSLLAEAIESAADDPAQVRVFASRISAEANRLGQLTGRIMSLSRLQAEDGLTEVGPVSIDEVIASSIEAHVVQADSAGVELARGGDRGVWVRGDAQILIEAVGNLIANAIVYSPRGSRVGVGVRADDDVVEIAVSDQGIGIAEADRERIFERFYRADEARSRRTGGTGLGLSIVKHATQRHGGEVRLWSRPGRGSTFTIRLPQIAAPANADRDKKNKKKRARKAARSAGSRVRNGETA; the protein is encoded by the coding sequence ATGACCCTGCCGCAGCTCGCGCTGTCCTCCCTTGCCATCGGGCTGGTGATCGGCGTCGGGATGTCGCTCCTGGTCGTCTGGGCCTACCGGGCGAGGGCGCGAGCGGAGGAGGAGACGTCGACGTCGATCCCGCAGGGGATCACGGATGTGCTCGGCAGCATGGACGACGCGGCCTGCGTCGTCGACGCCTCGGGACTCGTGCTCGCGACCTCGCGGGCGGCGGCGCGGTTCGGCATCGAGGTCGGTTCCACGCTGGAGAACCCGGAGCTGCGGCAGCTGGTGCGCGGCGTCCGTGCGTCGGGCGACACGGCGATGGAGTCGCTGCGCATCACTCGCGGAGGGCTCAGCCTCGATCCGCGCCTGGTGTCGGCACGGGCGAGTGCGATCGGGGCGCGCCTGGTGCTGCTGATCGTGCGGGATGTCACCGAGCAGGAGCGCCTGGACCAGATGCGTCGGGACTTCGTGGCGAACACGAGTCATGAGCTCAAGACCCCGGTGGGGGCGGTGAGCCTGCTCGCGGAGGCGATCGAGTCCGCCGCCGACGATCCCGCACAGGTGCGCGTCTTCGCGTCGCGCATCTCGGCGGAGGCCAACCGACTCGGACAGCTCACCGGCCGCATCATGAGCCTGTCCCGCCTGCAGGCGGAGGACGGCCTGACGGAGGTCGGACCCGTCTCGATCGATGAGGTCATCGCCTCGTCCATCGAGGCGCACGTCGTGCAGGCCGATTCGGCGGGGGTGGAGCTTGCCCGCGGGGGCGACCGCGGCGTGTGGGTGCGCGGCGACGCGCAGATCCTCATCGAGGCGGTGGGCAACCTGATCGCCAACGCGATCGTGTACTCCCCGCGCGGCTCGCGCGTAGGTGTGGGGGTGCGGGCCGACGACGACGTGGTCGAGATCGCCGTGTCCGATCAGGGCATCGGGATCGCGGAGGCCGACAGGGAGCGGATCTTCGAGCGCTTCTACCGTGCGGACGAGGCGCGCTCGCGCCGCACCGGCGGCACAGGGCTCGGACTGTCGATCGTGAAGCACGCCACGCAGCGCCACGGCGGCGAGGTGCGCCTGTGGTCCCGGCCGGGCCGTGGCTCCACCTTCACGATCCGTCTTCCGCAGATCGCCGCGCCGGCGAACGCCGATCGTGACAAGAAGAACAAGAAGAAGCGTGCGCGGAAAGCGGCCAGGTCGGCCGGCTCGCGCGTCCGAAACGGAGAGACCGCATGA
- the phoU gene encoding phosphate signaling complex protein PhoU, translating to MREVFHQSLEDLQSRLVEIADLVTVSIDKATRAFATSDVALAEEVIADDAKIDELAVALDEQAIEILARQQPVARDLRIVVTALRVSASLERMGDMSEHIAQLARLRFPERAIPKGLKGTFVRMGELDVEISRTLAELLRTQDLKFADQIRNADDDVDELHASVFEKVLSDNWKGEAVATVDATLASRYHERFADHAVAVAKKVVYLATGDWHVEEEDIALAVEQQELGHA from the coding sequence ATGCGCGAAGTCTTCCACCAGTCCCTCGAGGACCTGCAGTCCCGCCTCGTCGAGATCGCCGACCTCGTCACCGTCTCGATCGACAAGGCGACGCGCGCGTTCGCCACCAGCGACGTCGCCCTGGCCGAGGAGGTCATCGCCGACGACGCGAAGATCGACGAGCTGGCCGTCGCGCTCGACGAGCAGGCCATCGAGATCCTCGCCCGCCAGCAGCCGGTCGCGCGCGACCTGCGCATCGTCGTCACCGCGCTGCGCGTGAGCGCCTCCCTGGAGCGCATGGGCGACATGTCCGAGCACATCGCACAGCTCGCCCGGCTGCGCTTCCCCGAGCGCGCCATCCCGAAGGGCCTCAAGGGCACCTTCGTGCGGATGGGCGAGCTCGACGTCGAGATCTCGCGCACGCTCGCCGAGCTGCTGCGCACCCAGGACCTGAAGTTCGCCGACCAGATCCGCAACGCCGACGACGACGTGGACGAGCTGCACGCCAGCGTGTTCGAGAAGGTGCTCAGCGACAACTGGAAGGGCGAGGCGGTCGCGACCGTCGACGCCACGCTGGCCAGCCGCTACCACGAGCGCTTCGCCGACCACGCGGTCGCCGTCGCGAAGAAGGTCGTGTACCTGGCGACGGGCGACTGGCACGTCGAGGAGGAGGACATCGCCCTCGCCGTGGAGCAGCAGGAGCTCGGACACGCCTGA
- a CDS encoding phosphoglyceromutase gives MTAKRTLILLRHGQSEWNELNLFTGWVDVRLTEQGKGEARRGGELLAESGILPDVLHTSLLSRAIQTADIALDAADRLWIPVTRSWRLNERHYGALQGKDKAQTLEEFGPEQFQLWRRSFDVPPPPLDDASEFSQVNDPRYAHIDGEVPRTESLKLVIDRLLPYWETAIVPDLEAGKTVLVTAHGNSLRGLVKHLEGISDDDIAGLNIPTGIPLVYELDENNAPTGPGRYLDPEAAAAGAAAVAAQGKK, from the coding sequence ATGACTGCGAAGCGCACCCTGATCCTGCTCCGCCACGGGCAGAGCGAGTGGAACGAACTGAACCTCTTCACCGGCTGGGTGGACGTCCGCCTGACCGAGCAGGGCAAGGGCGAGGCCCGTCGCGGCGGTGAGCTGCTCGCCGAGTCCGGCATCCTCCCCGACGTGCTGCACACCTCGCTGCTGAGCCGAGCGATCCAGACCGCCGACATCGCGCTGGACGCGGCCGACCGGCTGTGGATCCCGGTCACGCGCTCGTGGCGACTCAACGAGCGGCACTACGGCGCGCTGCAGGGCAAGGACAAGGCGCAGACGCTGGAGGAGTTCGGTCCAGAGCAGTTCCAGCTGTGGCGCCGTTCGTTCGACGTGCCGCCGCCCCCGCTCGACGACGCGAGCGAGTTCAGCCAGGTGAACGACCCCCGGTACGCGCACATCGACGGTGAGGTGCCCCGCACGGAGTCGCTCAAGCTCGTGATCGACCGCCTGCTGCCCTACTGGGAGACCGCGATCGTGCCCGACCTCGAGGCAGGCAAGACGGTGCTGGTCACCGCGCACGGGAACTCGCTGCGCGGGCTCGTGAAGCACCTCGAGGGCATCAGCGACGATGACATCGCCGGACTCAATATCCCCACCGGTATCCCGCTGGTCTACGAGCTCGACGAGAACAACGCGCCCACGGGCCCCGGCCGCTACCTCGACCCCGAGGCCGCCGCCGCCGGTGCCGCCGCCGTGGCCGCGCAGGGCAAGAAGTAA
- a CDS encoding class I SAM-dependent methyltransferase, with amino-acid sequence MASSPLGQPTRGTTGTNRLRRNDRWIAASTALRRAEDPLVVDLGYGASGVTALELAARLRRVRPDAEVLGLEIDPARVATATRQLAEVRAGRTGFPPDLRVSFARGGFEVPLPGDRRAAVIRAMNVLRQYDEAEVPAAWRTMAARLAPGGLLVEGTCDEIGRIASWVDADRDGSALRLTISLRLEGLERPSIVAERLPKALIHRNVPGERIHALLTELDREWDRAAPLSTFGATQRFLAAVSALRDQGWPVQGGRTRWRLGELTLPWDAVAPRPT; translated from the coding sequence ATGGCGTCATCTCCGCTCGGCCAGCCGACCCGTGGCACGACCGGGACCAACCGGCTGCGCCGCAACGACCGCTGGATCGCCGCGAGCACCGCGTTGCGTCGCGCGGAGGATCCGCTCGTGGTCGACCTCGGCTACGGCGCCAGCGGGGTCACGGCGCTCGAGCTCGCCGCGCGCCTGCGCCGGGTCCGTCCCGACGCGGAGGTGCTCGGCCTGGAGATCGATCCGGCGCGCGTCGCCACGGCCACGCGACAGCTCGCCGAGGTCCGGGCGGGTCGGACGGGGTTCCCTCCTGATCTGCGGGTGTCGTTCGCGCGTGGGGGCTTCGAGGTGCCGCTGCCGGGCGACCGCCGTGCCGCCGTGATCCGCGCCATGAACGTGCTCCGGCAGTACGACGAGGCCGAGGTCCCCGCGGCCTGGCGCACGATGGCGGCGCGCCTCGCCCCCGGCGGACTGCTCGTGGAGGGGACGTGCGACGAGATCGGCCGCATCGCCAGCTGGGTCGACGCGGACCGGGATGGATCGGCGCTGCGCCTCACGATCTCGCTGCGACTGGAGGGACTCGAGCGTCCGAGCATCGTGGCGGAGCGGCTGCCCAAGGCGCTGATCCATCGCAACGTCCCCGGCGAGCGCATCCACGCGCTGCTCACCGAGCTCGATCGGGAGTGGGACCGCGCGGCTCCCCTGTCGACCTTCGGCGCCACGCAACGGTTCCTCGCGGCCGTGTCCGCGCTGCGCGACCAGGGGTGGCCCGTGCAGGGCGGCCGCACGCGCTGGCGTCTCGGAGAGCTCACGCTGCCGTGGGACGCGGTCGCCCCGCGCCCGACCTGA
- the ygfZ gene encoding CAF17-like 4Fe-4S cluster assembly/insertion protein YgfZ translates to MGGFDERNGAVLGDGGVAHFGDPFREQRWLAAGEALVPLDDRAVIEVAGPERLGWLDSITSQAVGRLAPGESTELLVLDPQGRVEHAAGVVDDGSATWLIVDAADAEALAGWLTRMKFRTQATVEVRDDVALVGFVDGGAASERIRAVDGALVWADPWQRVGAGGYQYAATTEHPGAELAWRIAIVPSGSVPALAATLDDGEVAGLLAAEALRIAAWRPRWASEVDERSLPHESDWLRSAVHLDKGCYRGQETVSKVHNLGHPPRRLAALHLDGSDAVLPEPGAPVFAGDDEVGHITSVARHHEEGPIALAILSRRAPVGDLVVRSEGVDIAASQQVIVPADAGATAEVPRLTRLSRRPTAPDPRRTSPSA, encoded by the coding sequence ATGGGCGGGTTCGACGAGCGGAACGGGGCCGTCCTCGGCGACGGGGGCGTGGCGCACTTCGGCGATCCCTTCCGTGAGCAGCGCTGGCTGGCGGCGGGCGAGGCGCTGGTCCCGCTGGACGACCGCGCCGTCATCGAAGTGGCGGGCCCCGAGCGTCTCGGCTGGCTCGACTCCATCACGTCGCAGGCCGTCGGGCGACTCGCGCCGGGCGAGAGCACGGAGCTGCTGGTGCTCGATCCCCAGGGGCGGGTGGAGCACGCCGCCGGTGTCGTCGACGACGGCTCCGCGACCTGGCTCATCGTCGATGCGGCCGACGCGGAGGCACTGGCGGGCTGGCTCACCCGCATGAAGTTCCGCACCCAGGCCACGGTCGAGGTGCGCGACGACGTGGCGCTGGTGGGCTTCGTCGACGGGGGCGCCGCATCCGAGCGGATCCGCGCCGTCGACGGCGCCCTCGTGTGGGCGGACCCCTGGCAGCGCGTCGGCGCGGGCGGGTATCAGTACGCCGCGACCACCGAGCACCCCGGGGCCGAGCTGGCCTGGCGCATCGCCATCGTCCCGAGCGGCAGCGTGCCCGCGCTCGCCGCGACCCTCGACGACGGCGAGGTCGCCGGACTGCTGGCCGCGGAGGCTCTGCGCATCGCCGCGTGGCGACCGCGGTGGGCGTCCGAGGTCGATGAGCGGTCGCTGCCGCACGAGTCCGACTGGCTGCGCAGCGCGGTGCACCTCGACAAGGGCTGCTACCGCGGGCAGGAGACCGTGTCGAAGGTGCACAACCTCGGTCATCCGCCTCGGCGGCTCGCCGCGCTGCACCTCGACGGCAGCGACGCAGTGCTCCCCGAGCCCGGCGCTCCGGTCTTCGCGGGCGACGACGAGGTGGGGCACATCACCTCGGTCGCGCGACACCACGAGGAGGGCCCCATCGCGCTCGCGATCCTGTCGCGCCGGGCCCCGGTCGGGGATCTGGTCGTGCGCTCCGAGGGCGTCGACATCGCGGCGTCGCAGCAGGTCATCGTCCCCGCAGACGCGGGCGCCACGGCGGAGGTGCCCCGCCTGACGCGGCTGTCGCGCCGCCCGACCGCGCCGGACCCGCGCCGCACCTCGCCGTCCGCCTGA
- a CDS encoding FABP family protein, with protein sequence MIELPTDLPADLVPLSWLIGVWEGTGVIEYPVGEERLQGEFTHRVSFSHDGGPFLNYAATATFTGEDQSASIPLTAESGFWRLARPAAASDAGPALLPPTVAPVVRTVDDVEELRGPNGAFPLEVSIARSDGMLEFYLGEINGPRVDLASDAIVRGAGTKEYGSASRMYGLVDGHLLWAWDIAALGTPLRAHASARLARV encoded by the coding sequence GTGATCGAGCTCCCGACCGACCTTCCCGCCGATCTCGTTCCGCTCTCGTGGCTGATCGGGGTCTGGGAGGGCACCGGCGTGATCGAGTACCCGGTCGGCGAGGAGCGTCTGCAGGGCGAGTTCACCCACCGCGTCAGCTTCAGCCATGACGGTGGCCCCTTCCTCAACTACGCCGCGACCGCCACCTTCACCGGCGAAGACCAGTCGGCGTCGATTCCCCTGACCGCCGAGTCCGGCTTCTGGCGCCTGGCGCGCCCGGCTGCCGCATCCGATGCGGGCCCCGCGCTGCTGCCGCCGACCGTCGCGCCGGTCGTCCGCACGGTCGACGACGTGGAGGAGCTCCGCGGACCGAACGGCGCGTTCCCGCTCGAGGTCTCGATCGCCCGCTCCGACGGCATGCTCGAGTTCTACCTCGGCGAGATCAACGGCCCGCGCGTCGACCTGGCGTCCGACGCGATCGTGCGCGGAGCGGGGACGAAGGAGTACGGCTCGGCCTCGCGCATGTACGGTCTGGTCGACGGCCACCTGCTGTGGGCCTGGGACATCGCCGCGCTCGGCACACCGCTGCGCGCGCACGCCTCGGCCCGCCTCGCGCGGGTGTGA
- a CDS encoding winged helix-turn-helix transcriptional regulator has product MALVLVLTNAPLSEQVLPALELLSHRTRQIPAEPAQLVNAPEYDVAVVDGRHDLVGAKSLCRLLRATGQQAPLLLVVTEGGMSALSGDWGIDDVLLATAGPAEIDARVRLAIARRDEVSEPARVQASGVTIDEQSYSAKLHGKPLDLTYKEFQLLHFLATHPSRVFTREQLLSEVWGYDYFGGTRTVDVHVRRLRAKLGDQEQIIGTVRNVGYRFNVYDDESLVGTG; this is encoded by the coding sequence GTGGCCCTGGTGCTGGTTCTGACCAACGCTCCCCTCTCGGAGCAGGTGCTTCCCGCGCTGGAGCTGCTCAGCCATCGCACCCGCCAGATCCCGGCCGAACCGGCGCAGCTCGTGAACGCTCCGGAGTACGACGTGGCGGTGGTCGACGGCCGCCACGACCTGGTCGGAGCGAAGTCGCTGTGCCGGCTGCTGCGCGCCACCGGCCAGCAGGCCCCGCTCCTCCTCGTCGTCACGGAGGGCGGCATGAGCGCGCTCTCCGGCGACTGGGGCATCGACGACGTGCTGCTCGCGACGGCCGGCCCCGCCGAGATCGACGCCCGCGTCCGGCTCGCCATCGCCCGCCGCGACGAGGTGTCCGAGCCCGCGCGCGTGCAGGCCTCCGGCGTCACGATCGACGAGCAGTCGTACTCGGCCAAGCTGCACGGCAAGCCCCTCGACCTCACCTACAAGGAGTTCCAGCTCCTGCACTTCCTGGCCACGCACCCGTCGCGAGTGTTCACGCGCGAGCAGCTGCTCAGCGAGGTATGGGGCTACGACTACTTCGGCGGCACCCGCACGGTCGACGTGCACGTGCGACGGCTCAGGGCGAAGCTCGGCGACCAGGAGCAGATCATCGGCACGGTCCGCAACGTCGGGTACCGCTTCAACGTGTACGACGACGAGAGCCTCGTCGGCACGGGGTGA
- a CDS encoding RNA degradosome polyphosphate kinase, producing MIDPALADAGLGDAEDDDFDAVESPDSQLPDHRYLDRELSWLAFNQRVLELAEDPTLPELERANFLAIFASNLDEFFMVRVAGLKRRIMTGLAVPTNIGRSPVDALADISREAHALQLRHAAAWTNLVRPALADSGIEITEWSDLTDEERSALSDYFGAQVFPVLMPLAVDPAHPFPYISGLSLNLAIRIRNARTGRQEFARLKVPPMLPRFVEVPSTGEIKRFLRLEELIANHLGDLFPGMEVLDHHAFRLTRNEDVEIEEDESENLIQALEAELLRRRFGPPIRLEITDDMDDVTMDLLVRELDITDLEVYRLPGPLDLRGLFDLSRIDRPDLRYPPHLPTTAVAFQPAGSSNRADIFKAIRKSDVLVHHPYESFTTSVQAFLEQAARDPHVLAIKQTLYRTSGDSPVVQALIDAAEAGKQVLALVEVKARFDEANNIVWARKLEKAGVHVVYGLVGLKTHCKLALVIREEDGLLRHYSHVGTGNYNPKTSRIYEDFGLFTADAQVGKDLTRLFNELSGYAIEKKFKRLLVAPLHLRKGLIRLIDAERRNAEAGVPAHIRIKVNSMVDEEIIDALYRASAAGVKVDVWVRGICSLRTDLEGISDNITVRSILGRYLEHSRIFAFENGGDPQVYIGSADMMHRNLDRRVEALVRVTDPAHLKELTAFFDLAMDDGTSSWHLGADGVWERHAVNADGRPLVDLQDKTMGMIQRRRRARAVR from the coding sequence ATGATCGATCCCGCACTCGCCGACGCCGGCCTCGGTGACGCCGAAGACGACGACTTCGATGCCGTGGAGTCCCCGGACTCGCAACTGCCCGACCACCGGTACCTGGACCGCGAGCTGAGCTGGCTCGCGTTCAACCAGCGTGTGCTCGAGCTCGCCGAGGATCCGACGCTGCCCGAGCTGGAGCGCGCGAACTTCCTGGCGATCTTCGCGAGCAACCTCGACGAGTTCTTCATGGTGCGCGTCGCCGGCCTCAAGCGCCGCATCATGACCGGCCTCGCGGTGCCGACCAACATCGGCCGCTCCCCCGTCGACGCCCTGGCCGACATCTCGCGCGAAGCACACGCGCTGCAGCTGCGGCACGCGGCCGCGTGGACCAACCTGGTGCGTCCCGCCCTCGCCGACTCCGGCATCGAGATCACCGAGTGGTCCGACCTCACCGACGAGGAGCGCAGCGCGCTGTCCGACTACTTCGGCGCGCAGGTCTTCCCCGTGCTCATGCCGCTGGCGGTCGACCCCGCTCACCCGTTCCCCTACATCTCCGGGCTGTCGCTGAACCTCGCGATCCGCATCCGCAACGCCCGCACGGGCCGTCAGGAGTTCGCCCGTCTCAAGGTGCCGCCGATGCTGCCGCGCTTCGTCGAGGTGCCGTCCACCGGCGAGATCAAGCGCTTCCTGCGCCTGGAAGAGCTGATCGCCAACCACCTCGGTGACCTGTTCCCCGGGATGGAGGTGCTCGACCACCACGCGTTCCGCCTCACCCGCAACGAGGACGTGGAGATCGAGGAGGACGAGAGCGAGAACCTCATCCAGGCGCTGGAGGCGGAGCTGCTGCGCCGCCGGTTCGGCCCGCCCATCCGCCTCGAGATCACCGACGACATGGACGACGTCACGATGGACCTGCTCGTGCGCGAGCTCGACATCACCGATCTGGAGGTCTACCGCCTTCCCGGACCGCTCGACCTGCGGGGCCTGTTCGACCTGTCACGCATCGATCGTCCCGACCTGCGCTACCCGCCGCACCTGCCCACGACCGCGGTGGCGTTCCAGCCGGCGGGATCGAGCAACCGGGCCGACATCTTCAAGGCCATCCGCAAGTCCGACGTGCTCGTGCACCACCCCTACGAGTCGTTCACGACCAGCGTGCAGGCGTTCCTGGAGCAGGCGGCGCGAGACCCGCACGTGCTGGCGATCAAGCAGACGCTGTACCGCACCTCGGGCGACAGCCCCGTCGTGCAGGCACTCATCGACGCCGCCGAGGCCGGCAAGCAGGTGCTCGCCCTGGTCGAGGTGAAGGCACGGTTCGACGAGGCGAACAACATCGTGTGGGCACGCAAGCTGGAGAAGGCCGGCGTGCACGTGGTCTACGGGCTGGTCGGCCTCAAGACGCACTGCAAGCTCGCGCTCGTGATCCGCGAGGAGGACGGCCTGCTGCGGCACTACTCCCACGTCGGCACGGGCAACTACAACCCCAAGACCAGCCGCATCTACGAGGACTTCGGCCTGTTCACCGCCGACGCCCAGGTCGGCAAGGACCTGACCCGGCTGTTCAACGAGCTCAGCGGCTACGCGATCGAGAAGAAGTTCAAGCGCCTCCTGGTCGCACCGCTGCACCTGCGCAAGGGCCTCATCCGCCTGATCGACGCCGAGCGCCGCAACGCCGAGGCGGGCGTGCCCGCACACATCCGCATCAAGGTGAACTCGATGGTGGACGAGGAGATCATCGACGCCCTGTACCGCGCCAGCGCCGCAGGCGTGAAGGTCGACGTGTGGGTGCGGGGCATCTGCAGCCTGCGCACCGACCTCGAGGGCATCAGCGACAACATCACCGTCCGCAGCATCCTCGGCCGCTACCTGGAGCACTCGCGCATCTTCGCGTTCGAGAACGGCGGCGACCCGCAGGTCTACATCGGCAGCGCCGACATGATGCACCGCAACCTCGACCGTCGCGTCGAGGCGCTCGTGCGCGTGACCGACCCCGCGCACCTCAAGGAGCTCACGGCGTTCTTCGACCTCGCGATGGACGATGGCACGTCGTCGTGGCACCTCGGCGCCGACGGCGTCTGGGAGCGCCACGCCGTGAACGCGGACGGCAGGCCGCTGGTCGACCTGCAGGACAAGACCATGGGCATGATCCAGCGGCGCCGGCGGGCGCGGGCGGTCCGATGA
- a CDS encoding NUDIX hydrolase, with protein sequence MTARQLQLPEDIARSKWADKAVYAAGAVVWRLVDGKLRILLIHRTKYRDVTLPKGKVDPGEMLAETAVREVHEETGIRVALGVPVGVSRYLLASRKQKVVHYWAAEATDEAIRASTFVPNREIAALEWVSVKKARAALSYPVDHEILDAFAALVDDGVLRTFPVIALRHAKALPRSEWDGADSARPLTERGRRQAKAIVGPLRAFGVRKLITSDAVRCVQTVAPLAKALDRKPVKTEKISQDAWEDGTADLRSVVGRRIRSGKPAVLCSHGPVLPALLAEIALATGTVRGSYVTSAADLETGAFSVVHVSATNPGSGIISIETHAPKV encoded by the coding sequence ATGACGGCGCGGCAGCTCCAGCTCCCCGAGGACATCGCCCGCTCCAAGTGGGCGGACAAGGCCGTGTACGCCGCGGGTGCCGTGGTGTGGCGCCTGGTCGACGGCAAGCTGCGCATCCTGCTGATCCACCGCACGAAGTACCGCGACGTCACGCTCCCCAAGGGCAAGGTCGACCCCGGTGAGATGCTCGCGGAGACGGCCGTGCGCGAGGTGCACGAGGAGACGGGCATCCGCGTCGCCCTCGGCGTCCCCGTGGGGGTGAGCCGCTACCTGCTCGCCTCACGCAAGCAGAAGGTCGTGCACTACTGGGCGGCCGAGGCGACCGACGAGGCCATCCGGGCGTCGACGTTCGTGCCCAACCGGGAGATCGCCGCGCTCGAGTGGGTCAGCGTCAAGAAGGCCCGCGCCGCGCTCAGCTACCCGGTCGACCACGAGATCCTCGACGCGTTCGCGGCCCTCGTCGACGACGGCGTCCTGCGCACCTTCCCGGTGATCGCGCTCCGGCACGCGAAGGCCCTCCCCCGCTCGGAGTGGGACGGCGCGGACTCCGCGCGGCCGCTCACCGAACGCGGCCGACGCCAGGCCAAGGCGATCGTGGGTCCGCTCCGCGCGTTCGGCGTGCGCAAGCTCATCACGAGCGATGCGGTGCGCTGCGTGCAGACGGTCGCCCCGCTGGCGAAGGCCCTGGACCGCAAGCCGGTGAAGACGGAGAAGATCAGCCAGGACGCGTGGGAGGACGGCACCGCAGACCTCCGCTCGGTCGTCGGACGCCGCATCCGCTCCGGCAAGCCCGCCGTGCTGTGCAGCCACGGCCCCGTGCTGCCCGCCCTGCTCGCCGAGATCGCCCTCGCCACCGGCACCGTGCGCGGCTCGTACGTGACCAGCGCCGCCGATCTGGAGACCGGCGCGTTCTCCGTCGTGCACGTGTCCGCCACGAATCCCGGCTCCGGGATCATCTCGATCGAGACGCACGCGCCGAAGGTCTGA